A genome region from Kaistia algarum includes the following:
- a CDS encoding alpha/beta hydrolase, with protein sequence MTGNTKAGSDWAYPAELSPTASASLEFIANLGAGLPPLSEVDAETAQRLVNPLSARYSQTMLKGLATIIQAQLPLPGGTMDVHVFDAAPGTPQPLFIFIHGGGWVLLHPDCFDHVCEDIAVKLGCKVISLDYPLAPQAPCPKPLDACVEAVRYLKAHGMPGLAIEGPTWVGGDSAGANLSLGTLLRLKGDAASPDAGVLFYGVFDNDHSTRSHQVYGDGRFNLSTADMDWFWHYYTGGVSAEALADARLIDADLAGLPPLFLAAAELDPLRDDTPALADRLETAGVQHELHLIPGALHGCINFANFYPEVEETYAAIARFLR encoded by the coding sequence ATGACGGGCAATACCAAGGCGGGCAGCGATTGGGCCTATCCGGCGGAGCTTTCTCCGACGGCGAGCGCGTCGCTTGAATTCATCGCCAATCTGGGCGCCGGCCTCCCGCCCCTCTCCGAGGTCGACGCGGAGACGGCCCAGCGTCTCGTCAACCCGCTTTCGGCCCGTTACAGCCAGACCATGCTGAAGGGCCTGGCTACGATCATTCAGGCGCAGCTGCCGCTGCCCGGCGGCACCATGGACGTGCATGTCTTCGATGCCGCCCCGGGCACCCCGCAGCCTCTCTTCATCTTCATCCATGGCGGCGGCTGGGTGCTGCTGCATCCCGACTGCTTCGATCATGTCTGCGAGGACATCGCCGTCAAGCTCGGCTGCAAGGTGATCAGCCTCGACTATCCGCTGGCCCCCCAGGCGCCCTGCCCCAAGCCGCTCGACGCCTGCGTCGAGGCCGTGCGCTATCTGAAGGCGCATGGCATGCCCGGCCTCGCCATCGAGGGGCCGACCTGGGTTGGGGGCGATTCCGCCGGTGCCAACCTGTCGCTCGGCACACTGCTTCGGCTCAAGGGCGATGCCGCTTCGCCGGACGCGGGCGTGCTGTTCTATGGCGTCTTCGACAACGACCATTCGACCCGCTCGCACCAGGTCTATGGCGATGGCCGCTTCAATCTCTCGACCGCCGACATGGACTGGTTCTGGCACTACTACACCGGGGGCGTTTCGGCCGAGGCGCTGGCGGATGCCCGCCTGATCGATGCCGATCTCGCCGGATTGCCGCCGCTCTTCCTCGCCGCGGCCGAACTCGATCCGCTGCGCGACGACACGCCGGCGCTCGCCGACCGGCTCGAAACGGCGGGCGTCCAGCATGAGCTGCACCTCATTCCGGGAGCGCTGCATGGCTGCATCAACTTCGCGAATTTCTATCCCGAGGTAGAAGAAACTTACGCCGCGATCGCGCGCTTCCTGCGCTGA
- a CDS encoding phytanoyl-CoA dioxygenase family protein codes for MLTHEQYQRYQNEGYVILKGFLTEQETAHFRDSARDDLRRQAEAGETMQKGDKAGNTTLLKMWYEAADDVYGYVARDERLVTIAQQIIGKDTYLYSHKMTMKEPRKGGAWEWHQDYGYWYQNKCLSPEMLSIWISLDKSVKENGCLQVLKGSHKLGRIDHVRVDGQTVVDEEYLNAAIERFPLVYAEMEPGDALIFDCNLLHRSDANTSDMPRWGYIASYNAVENEPFRKVRDYGHFQVLKQVPAGTLLTAKSKVPA; via the coding sequence ATGCTTACGCACGAACAATATCAGCGCTACCAGAACGAAGGCTATGTGATCCTCAAGGGCTTTCTGACCGAGCAGGAAACGGCGCATTTCCGCGACAGCGCCCGCGATGACCTCCGCCGTCAGGCCGAAGCCGGCGAGACGATGCAGAAGGGCGACAAGGCCGGCAACACCACGCTCCTGAAGATGTGGTACGAGGCCGCCGACGACGTATATGGCTATGTCGCCCGTGACGAGCGGCTGGTGACGATCGCCCAGCAGATCATCGGCAAGGACACCTATCTCTACAGCCACAAGATGACCATGAAGGAGCCCCGCAAGGGCGGCGCCTGGGAATGGCATCAGGACTACGGCTATTGGTACCAGAACAAGTGCCTGTCGCCGGAAATGCTGTCGATCTGGATCTCGCTCGACAAGTCGGTGAAGGAAAATGGCTGCCTCCAGGTCCTGAAGGGCTCGCACAAGCTCGGCCGCATCGACCATGTCCGCGTCGACGGGCAGACCGTGGTCGACGAGGAATATCTGAACGCAGCCATCGAGCGCTTCCCCCTCGTTTATGCAGAGATGGAGCCCGGCGACGCGCTCATCTTCGATTGCAATCTGCTGCACCGCTCGGACGCCAATACTTCCGACATGCCGCGCTGGGGCTATATCGCCTCATATAACGCCGTCGAGAACGAGCCCTTCCGCAAGGTGCGCGACTATGGCCATTTCCAGGTGCTGAAGCAGGTTCCGGCCGGCACGCTGCTCACGGCAAAGTCCAAAGTCCCGGCATGA
- a CDS encoding alpha/beta fold hydrolase has product MDFLRRDGVALGYRLARGDGVPIVLVHGWCCDHSYFSPQFDHFAARGHTVFAPDLRGHGASDKPVQDYPISAFTDDVVWMLGELGVEKPVVVGHSMGGIIAFDLGVRYPDIPAAVVELDSSTVLTDTARAGMNAFIEALKRPDYQNAVETYVSKVLLIDSDDPARRQSILAGMASAPQQMMISAFTGLRDFDPTEGGKTMSLPNLYIAADEPSPRSDMTRLSQLVPHLLQGKVVGSGHFCQLEVPDQVNAMIDRFLNVTGIGAAG; this is encoded by the coding sequence ATGGACTTCCTGCGGCGGGATGGCGTGGCGCTCGGCTATCGGCTGGCGCGGGGCGACGGGGTTCCCATCGTTCTGGTGCATGGCTGGTGTTGCGACCACAGCTATTTCTCGCCGCAGTTCGACCATTTCGCCGCGCGAGGCCATACGGTATTCGCGCCGGATCTGCGCGGTCACGGCGCGAGCGACAAGCCAGTTCAGGACTACCCGATTTCCGCCTTTACCGACGATGTCGTGTGGATGCTCGGCGAACTTGGCGTCGAGAAGCCGGTCGTCGTCGGTCACAGCATGGGCGGCATCATCGCCTTCGATCTGGGTGTCCGCTATCCTGATATCCCGGCTGCGGTCGTCGAACTCGATTCGTCGACCGTCCTGACGGATACGGCGCGGGCGGGGATGAATGCCTTCATCGAGGCGCTGAAGCGCCCCGACTACCAGAACGCTGTCGAGACCTATGTTTCCAAGGTGCTGCTGATCGATAGCGACGACCCGGCGCGCAGGCAGTCCATTCTCGCCGGCATGGCGTCCGCGCCGCAGCAGATGATGATCTCAGCTTTCACGGGCCTGCGAGATTTTGATCCGACGGAGGGCGGCAAGACCATGTCATTGCCGAACCTCTACATCGCGGCCGACGAGCCCAGCCCGCGCTCGGACATGACCAGGCTGAGCCAGCTCGTTCCGCATCTCCTCCAAGGCAAGGTGGTCGGATCCGGGCACTTCTGCCAGCTTGAAGTCCCGGATCAGGTCAATGCGATGATCGACCGCTTTCTGAATGTCACCGGCATCGGGGCGGCCGGCTGA
- the rbsD gene encoding D-ribose pyranase: MKRHGILNAELSGAIAALGHGDILIVCDAGFPIPASAKRVDLALVQGIPTIEQVLEAVVSEFIPEKIVFAEEMKANNPPLARTVERIFGSDDLATVSHAEMLSQMGGRAKVIVRTGDFNPWGNIALVSGVDAPRWFDREEVVTPPDYQTRIARMKRG, translated from the coding sequence ATGAAACGCCACGGCATCCTCAACGCCGAGCTCTCCGGTGCCATCGCCGCGCTCGGCCATGGCGATATCCTGATCGTCTGCGATGCGGGCTTCCCGATTCCGGCCAGCGCCAAGCGGGTCGATCTAGCCCTCGTCCAGGGCATTCCGACGATCGAGCAGGTGCTGGAAGCCGTCGTTTCCGAATTCATCCCCGAGAAGATTGTCTTCGCGGAAGAGATGAAGGCCAACAATCCGCCGTTGGCCCGCACCGTCGAGCGGATTTTCGGCAGCGACGATCTTGCCACCGTCAGCCATGCTGAGATGCTGTCGCAGATGGGCGGGCGCGCCAAGGTGATCGTGCGGACCGGCGACTTCAACCCCTGGGGCAATATCGCGCTCGTCTCGGGCGTCGATGCGCCGCGCTGGTTCGACCGCGAAGAAGTCGTTACGCCGCCCGACTATCAAACGCGCATCGCGCGCATGAAGCGGGGCTGA
- a CDS encoding helix-turn-helix transcriptional regulator: MNLTKNPVRSYSHAPRPGWLQCGYSVLRAGHLQAVANASLSRGRHAGQDVLFCVAGAGEIDSAGRRFAVKGGQVAWLANEAAHGHRADPESPWELLWLRLDGPAAASVRISIFGENEHVRDAADAERLAAWFQRLFAALERREPTLDLELNQLVASLFVILAGKGGRSGRSAGLPLPLTRVMTAMREDIAATWQAEALEPVGGVSATHLRRLFAQHLNTSPHRWLMHERLLKAQSLLADTDLPVGEIGLRCGFADVFHFSREFKRHLGSSPANWRRAERAF, encoded by the coding sequence ATGAACCTTACAAAGAATCCTGTCCGCTCCTACAGCCATGCGCCAAGGCCCGGCTGGCTGCAATGCGGCTATTCCGTCCTGCGCGCCGGCCATCTGCAGGCCGTCGCCAATGCATCGCTGTCGCGCGGTCGTCACGCGGGGCAGGATGTTCTGTTTTGCGTGGCTGGGGCTGGCGAGATCGACAGCGCTGGGCGTCGGTTCGCGGTGAAGGGCGGGCAGGTCGCCTGGCTCGCCAACGAGGCGGCGCATGGACATCGCGCGGATCCGGAATCGCCATGGGAGCTTTTGTGGCTGCGGCTCGACGGGCCGGCGGCAGCCTCGGTTCGAATTTCAATTTTTGGTGAAAACGAACATGTTCGCGACGCCGCGGATGCCGAAAGGCTCGCCGCTTGGTTTCAGCGGCTCTTCGCGGCGCTGGAGCGGCGCGAACCGACGCTCGATCTGGAGCTCAACCAGCTGGTGGCCTCGCTCTTCGTCATCCTCGCCGGCAAGGGCGGCCGTTCAGGCCGCAGTGCCGGGCTTCCGCTTCCGCTCACCCGCGTCATGACGGCGATGCGCGAGGACATCGCCGCCACCTGGCAGGCCGAGGCGCTGGAGCCGGTCGGCGGGGTCAGCGCGACCCATCTTCGCCGTCTCTTTGCCCAGCACCTCAATACCTCGCCGCATCGCTGGCTGATGCATGAGCGGCTGCTGAAGGCGCAGAGCCTGCTCGCCGATACCGATCTGCCTGTCGGCGAGATCGGCCTTCGCTGCGGCTTCGCCGATGTGTTTCACTTCAGCCGCGAGTTCAAGCGACACCTCGGTTCGAGCCCGGCCAACTGGCGCCGGGCGGAGCGCGCCTTCTGA
- a CDS encoding zinc-binding dehydrogenase yields MIALEDQPALVLHALGQTPRIERVTISPPGPGEVLVRILASGVCHTDIGSVQYARTTPVILGHEGAGIVAALGEGVAHLAIGDHVAINWQAKCGTCRNCVSGRRQFCEGILGTSEPRVHLEGKPLAVLLNAGTFCPYVVVPASGAVPIRNDMPFAVAALLGCAVATGVGAAMFSAKVQPGDDVVVIGCGGVGLNTVQGARLANARAIIAVDRDPEKLALARRLGATHAVDSTAETVLDAVMKVTSDRGVDHAFELVGRTDLMVEALGLLARGGRLTLVGAAGREDEMAFKPRGFMSKQQTICGCIYGDVQPERDLPMLADWYADGRLELDALHTSTIGINDLPALFEPGYRQTGIRTVVSFEEFA; encoded by the coding sequence ATGATCGCGCTCGAGGACCAGCCGGCCCTCGTTCTGCATGCACTCGGCCAGACGCCGCGGATCGAGAGGGTGACGATCTCCCCTCCCGGCCCCGGCGAGGTCTTGGTGCGCATCCTGGCGAGCGGCGTCTGCCATACCGATATCGGCTCCGTGCAGTATGCGCGCACGACGCCGGTCATCCTCGGCCATGAGGGCGCGGGAATCGTCGCCGCGCTCGGCGAAGGCGTGGCCCATCTCGCCATTGGCGACCATGTGGCGATCAACTGGCAGGCCAAATGCGGCACCTGCCGCAACTGCGTTTCCGGCCGGCGACAATTCTGCGAGGGCATTCTCGGAACCAGCGAGCCCCGGGTCCATCTCGAAGGAAAGCCGCTCGCCGTCCTGCTGAATGCCGGAACCTTCTGCCCCTATGTTGTCGTCCCGGCCTCCGGCGCCGTGCCGATCCGTAACGACATGCCTTTCGCAGTGGCGGCTCTGCTGGGCTGCGCGGTCGCGACCGGCGTCGGCGCGGCGATGTTCAGCGCCAAGGTTCAGCCGGGCGACGATGTGGTCGTGATCGGCTGTGGCGGCGTCGGCCTCAACACTGTACAGGGCGCGCGGCTCGCCAATGCGCGCGCGATCATCGCCGTCGACCGCGATCCGGAGAAGCTAGCACTCGCCAGGCGGCTTGGCGCCACGCATGCCGTCGATAGCACTGCGGAGACTGTTCTGGACGCTGTCATGAAGGTGACGAGCGACCGGGGCGTCGACCATGCGTTCGAGCTGGTCGGGCGAACGGATCTGATGGTCGAGGCGCTCGGCCTTCTGGCGCGGGGCGGTCGGCTGACGCTGGTCGGCGCTGCCGGGCGGGAGGACGAGATGGCGTTCAAACCTCGCGGCTTCATGAGCAAGCAACAGACGATCTGCGGCTGCATCTATGGCGACGTCCAGCCCGAGCGTGATCTTCCCATGCTCGCCGACTGGTATGCCGATGGGCGGCTGGAGCTCGACGCGCTGCATACGAGCACGATCGGAATCAACGACTTGCCGGCACTCTTTGAACCGGGCTATCGCCAGACAGGCATCCGCACCGTGGTGTCGTTCGAGGAGTTCGCATGA
- a CDS encoding sugar ABC transporter substrate-binding protein — protein sequence MTFLKSMAALAAGLSMIALTGVASAEEFKLSPEIAQHAKDGKKLVFAVSYHDPSVAFAGPIRDGVTKAAADLGVDASFVGPVGGGAEKQIAELETIIEKGVDGLAISSASTDALAPLINKTLAKGIPVIAFNTDNPKSDRLTFIGQDLVLSGETVAQQLVKYMGEKGKIVITSVDTAAQWSLDREGGARKELAKHPGIEVVGIVNTGTESQAIYGAIENTFAANPDLTGIISLECCSFPQIGLYLKRNPRSGDFAAVGFDLLPQTLTLIKDGHLDSTISQNPYAQGYKSVEVLTDIVKNGKMPPKMIDTGAEIVDKTNVDQYIGK from the coding sequence ATGACGTTCCTGAAATCCATGGCCGCGCTCGCCGCCGGCCTGTCCATGATCGCGCTCACCGGCGTCGCCTCGGCGGAGGAGTTCAAGCTCTCGCCCGAAATCGCGCAGCACGCCAAGGATGGCAAGAAGCTCGTCTTCGCCGTTTCCTATCATGACCCGTCGGTCGCCTTCGCTGGCCCGATCCGCGACGGCGTCACCAAGGCGGCGGCCGATCTCGGCGTCGATGCCAGCTTCGTCGGCCCCGTCGGCGGCGGCGCCGAGAAGCAGATCGCCGAGCTTGAGACGATCATCGAAAAGGGCGTTGACGGCCTTGCCATCTCCTCAGCCTCGACCGATGCACTAGCGCCGCTGATCAACAAGACGCTGGCGAAGGGCATTCCGGTCATCGCCTTCAACACCGACAATCCGAAGTCGGACCGGCTCACCTTCATCGGCCAGGACCTCGTCCTTTCCGGCGAGACAGTGGCCCAGCAGCTCGTGAAGTACATGGGCGAGAAGGGCAAGATCGTCATCACCTCGGTCGACACGGCCGCCCAGTGGAGCCTCGACCGCGAAGGCGGCGCCCGCAAGGAGCTCGCCAAGCATCCGGGCATCGAGGTCGTCGGCATCGTCAACACCGGCACCGAGTCGCAGGCGATCTATGGCGCGATCGAAAACACCTTCGCCGCCAATCCGGACCTGACCGGCATCATCTCGCTGGAATGCTGCTCGTTCCCGCAGATCGGCCTGTATCTGAAGCGCAACCCGCGCTCGGGTGACTTCGCCGCCGTCGGCTTCGACCTGTTGCCGCAGACGCTGACGCTGATCAAGGACGGGCACCTCGACTCGACCATCAGCCAGAACCCCTATGCCCAGGGCTACAAGTCGGTCGAAGTGCTGACGGACATCGTCAAGAACGGCAAGATGCCGCCGAAGATGATCGACACCGGCGCTGAGATCGTCGACAAGACCAACGTCGACCAGTACATCGGCAAGTAG
- a CDS encoding creatininase family protein, giving the protein MTVYALETLFPREIEARLAENPILVLPFGTIEWHSHHLPVGLDGIVGERLSREIAERADAVLAPTSYWAVGGVPFPHTLNLPIALVEPLIETVFEQFAGMGFKVVVGFTGHFGLEQTLALKRAALAVMRRSEATILPLTEYDPVTDLYTGDHAGIGEASLLWAERPDLVRLDAVAASEKLDGVIGEDPRGRASLEYGQQLAKAIGERSADCARRMLAEIGTPRRALFLDALEAAVDALELTQTLRSKLPKSSVPPIATADYLAHCAAFVAGDYERATDLARGKAASLRAIAG; this is encoded by the coding sequence ATGACCGTCTATGCGCTGGAAACGCTCTTCCCCCGCGAGATCGAAGCCCGGCTGGCGGAGAACCCGATCCTCGTGCTCCCCTTCGGCACGATCGAATGGCACAGCCACCATTTGCCGGTCGGCCTCGACGGCATTGTCGGCGAAAGGCTCAGCCGGGAAATCGCAGAGCGGGCCGATGCAGTGCTGGCGCCGACCTCCTATTGGGCCGTCGGTGGCGTACCCTTCCCGCATACGCTCAACCTTCCGATCGCACTGGTCGAGCCGCTGATCGAGACGGTGTTCGAGCAGTTCGCGGGCATGGGCTTCAAGGTCGTCGTCGGGTTTACCGGCCATTTCGGGCTCGAACAGACGCTGGCGCTGAAGCGCGCGGCGCTGGCCGTGATGCGCCGGAGCGAGGCGACGATCCTGCCGCTGACGGAATATGACCCGGTCACCGACCTCTATACCGGCGACCATGCCGGCATCGGCGAGGCCTCGCTGCTCTGGGCCGAACGGCCCGACCTCGTTAGGCTCGATGCGGTCGCGGCAAGCGAAAAGCTCGACGGCGTGATCGGCGAGGATCCGCGCGGCCGCGCCAGCCTCGAATACGGCCAGCAGCTCGCCAAAGCCATCGGCGAACGCTCGGCCGATTGCGCCCGCCGCATGCTGGCCGAGATCGGCACGCCGCGCCGCGCGCTCTTCCTGGATGCGCTGGAAGCTGCCGTCGATGCTCTGGAACTGACGCAGACGCTGCGCTCGAAGCTGCCGAAATCCTCGGTCCCGCCGATCGCGACAGCCGATTATCTCGCTCATTGCGCGGCCTTCGTCGCCGGAGACTATGAACGCGCCACGGACCTCGCCCGCGGCAAGGCGGCGAGCCTTCGGGCCATCGCCGGCTGA
- a CDS encoding ABC transporter permease, which produces MPESSLKKAASRLLRSRELGVFIPLLLISIFFAYQSPVFLMEQNLLNLLRQISLLGVMAIGATFVLIASEVDLSVGSVYGLSGIVAGLLITQAGLPDYAALGLVIVLGFAIGLANGAVTVFGRIPSFIATLGSLYLIRGLTLVITGGQPVTLEADANADWLRYIAQGIVFGKVSMQVVLLIVVALIGYVLLHRSRFGFEIFAVGGNEKAAEVIGIRTGKVKIFAFAIASLTGALCGAVNFGFIESVQPTNGQGLELDVIAAVIIGGTRLGGGQGSILGTLLGVLLIGVLRNGLVLLGVSAFWQTATIGAVVILAALASAMLNRKRT; this is translated from the coding sequence ATGCCCGAATCCTCCCTGAAGAAAGCAGCGTCACGCCTGCTGCGCTCGCGTGAACTCGGCGTTTTCATTCCGCTGCTGCTGATCTCGATCTTCTTTGCCTATCAGTCGCCCGTGTTCCTGATGGAGCAGAACCTCCTGAACCTGTTGCGCCAGATCTCGCTGCTCGGCGTGATGGCGATCGGTGCGACCTTCGTGCTCATCGCCTCCGAGGTCGATCTTTCGGTCGGCTCCGTCTACGGCCTCTCCGGCATCGTCGCCGGGCTGCTAATCACCCAGGCCGGCCTCCCCGACTATGCGGCGCTCGGCCTCGTCATCGTGCTCGGCTTCGCCATCGGCCTTGCTAATGGCGCCGTCACCGTGTTCGGCCGCATCCCGTCCTTCATCGCGACGCTCGGCTCGCTCTACCTCATCCGAGGCCTGACGCTCGTCATCACGGGCGGCCAGCCGGTAACTCTCGAAGCCGACGCCAATGCCGATTGGCTGCGCTACATCGCGCAGGGCATCGTCTTCGGCAAAGTCTCCATGCAGGTCGTCCTGCTCATCGTCGTGGCGCTGATCGGCTATGTGCTGCTGCATCGCTCGCGCTTCGGCTTCGAGATCTTCGCTGTTGGCGGCAATGAAAAGGCGGCCGAGGTCATCGGCATCCGCACCGGCAAGGTGAAGATCTTCGCGTTCGCGATTGCGAGCCTCACCGGAGCACTCTGCGGCGCGGTCAATTTCGGCTTCATCGAAAGCGTGCAGCCAACCAATGGCCAGGGCCTCGAACTGGACGTGATCGCCGCCGTGATCATCGGCGGAACGCGTCTCGGTGGCGGCCAGGGCTCGATCCTGGGGACGCTGCTCGGCGTGCTGCTCATCGGCGTGCTGCGCAACGGCCTCGTACTGCTCGGCGTCTCCGCCTTCTGGCAGACGGCGACGATCGGCGCGGTGGTGATCCTGGCGGCGCTGGCCAGCGCCATGCTGAACCGCAAGAGAACCTGA
- a CDS encoding sugar ABC transporter ATP-binding protein, producing MTPAIHLKNIGKRYGNLWVLRHADFRVDPGTAHALLGENGAGKSTLIKIIAGVHAPSEGTIQIGGADNVSLSGAGDAMARGIAVVHQELDLFDNLTVAENIALDSHRKGFFKPSRAQMTAEAERVLALLGETSLTPDTSLGQLTTSDKQKVAIAKALGRDAKLIVFDEPTSSLNGHDADQLMELILEIKARGIAIVYVSHKMTEILRIADQVTVLRDGAVALCAPVSAIDHEQISTAMLGRPAGEIFPERPAATESSDTLLAVKALAGRNVNAVSFEARRGEVLALAGRPDSGASETLRLLFGLNHRTGGEIRLGGTPYNARNSRDAVTAGVGYISADRLREGIMPLQDVMTNVGSVIHLHFGEGGESLRTKSLKAIADLNVKARSPELPITALSGGNQQKALLARWIAAKPKLLLLDDPTRGVDVGAKQEIYRLIRRLAAGGTTIVYTSSETHELTELADRILLFRDGSIAESFSTVDAETLDHRIAS from the coding sequence ATGACGCCCGCGATCCATCTGAAGAACATCGGCAAGCGCTATGGCAACCTCTGGGTGCTGCGTCATGCCGACTTCCGCGTCGACCCCGGCACCGCCCACGCTTTGCTCGGGGAAAACGGCGCCGGCAAGTCGACGCTGATCAAGATCATCGCGGGCGTCCACGCTCCTTCCGAAGGCACGATCCAGATCGGCGGGGCGGACAATGTCTCCCTCTCCGGGGCTGGCGACGCGATGGCGCGCGGCATCGCCGTGGTGCACCAGGAACTGGACCTGTTCGACAATCTCACCGTCGCCGAGAATATTGCGCTCGACAGCCATCGCAAGGGCTTCTTCAAGCCGTCGCGCGCGCAGATGACCGCCGAGGCCGAGCGTGTGCTTGCCCTGCTCGGCGAGACGAGCCTCACACCCGATACGTCGCTCGGCCAGCTCACGACCTCCGACAAGCAGAAGGTCGCGATCGCCAAGGCCCTCGGCCGCGACGCGAAGCTCATCGTCTTCGACGAACCGACCTCTTCGCTGAACGGCCATGATGCCGACCAGCTCATGGAACTGATCCTGGAGATCAAGGCGCGCGGCATCGCCATCGTCTATGTCAGCCACAAGATGACGGAGATCCTTCGCATCGCCGATCAGGTGACAGTGCTGCGCGACGGTGCCGTCGCCCTATGCGCCCCGGTTTCCGCCATTGACCACGAGCAGATCTCGACCGCGATGCTGGGAAGGCCCGCCGGAGAGATTTTCCCCGAACGCCCCGCCGCAACGGAATCTTCCGATACCCTGCTCGCCGTCAAGGCTCTGGCGGGTCGAAACGTCAACGCCGTCAGCTTCGAGGCGAGGCGCGGCGAGGTGCTCGCGCTCGCCGGCCGGCCGGATTCCGGCGCCTCCGAGACGCTGCGCCTGCTTTTCGGCCTCAACCACAGGACGGGCGGCGAGATACGCCTCGGCGGCACCCCCTACAATGCGCGCAACAGCCGCGACGCGGTCACAGCTGGTGTCGGCTATATTTCGGCCGACCGGCTGCGCGAAGGCATCATGCCGTTGCAGGACGTGATGACCAATGTCGGCTCGGTGATCCATCTGCATTTCGGTGAAGGCGGCGAGAGCCTCCGCACCAAATCGCTGAAGGCAATCGCCGATCTCAACGTGAAGGCACGCTCGCCGGAGCTGCCGATCACGGCGCTCTCCGGTGGCAACCAGCAGAAGGCGCTGCTGGCGCGCTGGATCGCTGCCAAGCCGAAGCTCCTTTTGCTCGACGATCCGACGCGTGGTGTCGATGTCGGCGCCAAGCAGGAGATCTATCGCCTGATCCGCAGGCTGGCGGCGGGCGGGACAACCATCGTCTACACTTCGTCCGAGACCCATGAGCTGACCGAGCTCGCCGACCGGATCCTGCTTTTCCGCGACGGCTCCATCGCCGAGAGCTTCTCCACTGTCGACGCGGAAACGCTCGACCACCGCATCGCATCCTGA